A genomic stretch from Theobroma cacao cultivar B97-61/B2 chromosome 4, Criollo_cocoa_genome_V2, whole genome shotgun sequence includes:
- the LOC18602955 gene encoding protein TIME FOR COFFEE isoform X3 — MDRTREARRVTMAAAAATNGLSRRRHRSSSLRDSPEDDGPVELQETARLRDRKKDRDRERERERERDRDRERDRERDRERERDRLSRTSKRRRGDRLISSREDGGEDSSEESVNDEEDDDDEDGGGTGGGGSVRMLPPNNAGSLSMSNHHHQQHQHHQQQQQHQHRKSFPPPVKVIRTTPPAGTTMTSATTTSCTWKPADEMIGVSVPRKARSASTKRSHEWASSGVGGGVIGGDQIQRQASTSPKPNGPKQRPPKSSKSSSSAQEEIEIEIAEVLYGLMRQPQVPSKQEIIGNDSVKFDAREVNKPNNDAKSRVSSPISNSPSTLPQSSSILPPNSNSSATPMSAIAPKRKRPRPVKYEDETTTTGPPPSIFPVRNSSVSSTTTKVEIDQPAKIEASSPPNLEKNLGSVAENGGSSYDLMNSSQAGPASSELVQAEPVKEEKNNLVPDSKPLTEESESRDIGLSRKEESQSPKKESSPSPANNPPSTGLRLDDERENLTVTKANSTVCEIESQREEKFQIDLMAPPPSRSSPERDGEIEFGASDPRPMATDMELEMKSIVKVDDKRVKVGQEDVNVEAEDSNKKAKPIAEEAESHKPVGNKERNIDLQLDLEKSDRDSVTVSVSANKLNNHGQKLQHQQPSMEKTAQSGSLPLPMSMASWPGGLPPMGYMAPLQGVVSMDGSAVSSAAIQPPHLLFTQPRPKRCATHCYIARNIHYHQQFMKMNPFWPAAPGSASIYGAKACNLNVVPPTELRGNIPGRGVNSVQDKGQGLAIFPGHVGKDKGPQAAANMVDAAQRKQILLQQALPPGAAPSNILHGPAFIFPLSQQQAAAAASARPGSVKSPPAAGSTASSSTSNSASITATPVGATAAPSMSFSYPNMPGNETQYLAILQNNAYPFPIPAHVGAPPAYRGNHAQPMPFIHGSFYSSQMLHPSQLQQQQQQQQQQPPPQLQQSQQGHQNTSMSSGSSSSQKHLQNQQQRPHGSGVSSGSGNLQVFPSSKNQSPHPLQLQQRQQQPSQHASHQARQLEGELGGEDSPSTADSRVSRANMNVYGQNFAMPLQPSNFALMTAGSVGGSTSSGGNHGEKKQQMQHPSQQPASKAGVEPLTSQAFAMSFPSINGTTAPGLDISSLAQNHAILQSLPENTRQGYQQIMAAAVAAQAAHQKKNNYHVSEEGKRGTNDASSVEEERKAMAGKGSATVGQSIAFSRLDLSDSSVSTIPVSNVIDSSARTLNLGSASARTSGSVMPASISGVNAPNAQQQLQRNQQQQQQQMLQLQKQHQFGPASAPRSKTPATSNGSAYSDHLPSSSMAAKFPNALSAFPQNLVQSSSSPAQSPQWKNSVRTTASQVPSSSLSSSTSSSLKNIPQQQGRPQQGHTQISFVANPKSSSQVQQPPNSAPSPSPPMVVGSPTTSISRSAGGSPRTTGSTSTGNKGGQATSLSSQQAKNSPSVPSRKSSPVGGRSVPSVLGNPHISSSSNSGTKPQVVLQQQQHQKHTLHQAQLFFSNAYMQPQAQHSPSSTATGTAASGFYLQRHRNEQQQAQSPGSSTTSSTSMLSLCSPVTLANSGTTDPAKAVVAAAAAAAAAGNMKGGGLPSQGLVHAAQFATTQSGKPHQLVPGFPYVHAVPAAVQVKPAEQKQPAGE; from the exons ATGGATAGAACCAGAGAAGCGAGGAGAGTCACTATGGCCGCCGCCGCCGCTACAAATGGCCTTTCACGGCGGCGGCACAGGAGTAGCTCTCTTAGAGACTCACCAG AGGATGATGGGCCGGTGGAGTTACAGGAAACGGCGCGTTTAAGGGATCGAAAGAAGGATCGAGATcgagaaagagaaagggaacGAGAACGGGATCGAGATAGAGAACGAGATAGGGAAcgagatagagagagagaaagagatcgCTTGAGTAGAACGAGTAAGAGAAGAAGGGGGGATAGATTGATAAGTAGCAGAGAAGATGGGGGCGAGGATAGTTCTGAAGAAAGCGTAAACGACGAAGAAGATGATGACGACGAAGACGGCGGCGGAACCGGCGGTGGAGGTTCTGTTCGGATGCTTCCGCCGAACAACGCTGGGTCTTTGTCGATGtcaaatcatcatcatcagcaacATCAGCATCATcaacagcagcagcagcatcAACATCGGAAGAGCTTTCCACCGCCGGTGAAAGTTATTAGAACGACACCACCGGCAGGGACGACGATGACTAGCGCCACAACTACATCATGTACGTGGAAACCCGCCGATGAGATGATTGGCGTGTCGGTGCCTAGAAAAGCTCGGTCAG CTTCTACTAAAAGGTCTCATGAATGGGCATCAAGTGGCGTTGGCGGTGGTGTTATTGGCGGAGATCAAATTCAACGTCAAGCTTCAACTTCGCCG AAGCCTAACGGACCAAAACAAAGGCCGCCGAAATCGTCGAAATCTTCATCTTCAGCTCAGGAAGAGATTGAGATCGAGATTGCAGAGGTGTTATATGGTTTGATGAGGCAGCCACAAGTTCCATCTAAGCAAGAAATAATTGGGAATGATTCGGTTAAGTTTGATGCAAGAGAAGTTAATAAACCCAATAATGATGCTAAATCAAGAGTCTCTTCACCGATCTCCAACTCCCCATCAACTCTTCCCCAATCATCTTCTATTTTACCTCCAAATTCTAACTCCTCTGCTACTCCTATGTCTGCAATTG CTCCGAAGAGGAAAAGACCGAGACCGGTTAAGTATGAGGATGAGACGACGACGACAGGACCACCTCCTTCTATTTTCCCTGTTAGGAACAGTTCCGTATCTTCTACTACAACTAAGGTTGAAATTGATCAACCAGCTAAAATTGAAGCTTCTTCTCCTCCGAATTTGGAGAAGAACTTAGGATCCGTGGCTGAAAATGGTGGGAGTTCTTACGATTTGATGAATTCTTCACAAGCCGGTCCGGCTTCATCTGAGTTGGTTCAGGCTGAACCagttaaggaagagaagaACAATCTAGTACCGGATTCTAAGCCTTTGACCGAAGAATCTGAGAGTAGAGATATTGGTTTGAGTAGAAAGGAAGAGTCTCAATCGCCAAAGAAGGAATCTTCACCTTCTCCTGCTAATAATCCTCCCTCCACTGGTCTCCGATTGGATGATGAGCGTGAGAATTTGACAGTGACAAAAGC AAATTCAACGGTTTGTGAGATTGAGAGCCAGCGGGAAGAGAAGTTCCAAATAGATCTGATG gCTCCTCCTCCGTCTAGATCGTCCCCAGAAAGGGATGGTGAGATTGAATTTGGGGCTTCAGATCCTAGGCCAATGGCCACGGATATGGAATTG GAGATGAAGTCTATTGTAAAGGTGGATGATAAAAGAGTGAAAGTCGGCCAGGAAGATGTGAATGTGGAAGCTGAGGATAGTAATAAGAAGGCCAAGCCAATTGCTGAAGAAGCCGAATCACATAAGCCAGTTGGAAATAAAGAAAGGAATATTGATCTTCAGCTTGATTTGGAGAAATCTGATAGAGATAGTGTCACAGTTAGTGTTAGTGCGAACAAGCTCAACAACCATGGTCAAAAGCTGCAGCATCAACAACCCAGTATGGAGAAAACTG CACAATCTGGTTCTTTGCCTTTGCCGATGTCAATGGCTAGCTGGCCTGGTGGACTTCCTCCAATGGG TTACATGGCTCCTTTACAAGGTGTTGTATCCATGGATGGGAGCGCTGTATCTTCAGCAGCTATTCAG CCTCCACATTTGCTTTTTACTCAACCAAGGCCAAAGAGATGTGCAACCCATTGCTACATTGCTCGGAATATACACTATCACCAGCAATTTATGAAGATGAATCCTTTCTGGCCAGCAGCACCTGGCTCAGCTTCAATCTACGGGGCGAAGGCTTGCAATCTAAATGTTGTGCCCCCTACCGAATTGCGTGGGAACATTCCTGGAAGAGGGGTGAATTCTGTGCAAGATAAGGGGCAGGGTCTTGCAATTTTTCCTGGTCATGTTGGCAAAGATAAAGGTCCTCAGGCTGCTGCCAACATGGTGGATGCTGCTCAGAGAAAGCAAATATTGCTCCAGCAAGCTCTACCCCCAGGAGCAGCACCCAGTAATATTCTG CATGGTCCTGCCTTTATTTTCCCATTGAGCCAGCAACAGGCTGCTGCTGCCGCATCTGCCCGACCTGGGTCTGTGAAATCTCCTCCTGCTGCTGGTAGCACAGCTTCATCGAGTACATCTAACTCTGCCTCCATAACTGCCACCCCAGTTGGTGCAACCGCAGCCCCATCAATGAGCTTCAGCTACCCAAATATGCCTGGCAATGAAACCCAGTACTTGGCAATTCTGCAGAATAATGCCTACCCATTTCCAATTCCTGCACATGTTGGGGCACCACCTGCTTATCGAGGAAATCATGCTCAGCCTATGCCTTTTATTCATGGATCTTTCTATTCTTCCCAAATGCTTCATCCTTCACAGCTTCAgcaacagcagcagcagcagcagcaacagCCACCCCCACAATTGCAGCAAAGCCAACAAGGTCATCAGAACACAAGCATGTCCAGTGGTTCATCATCCTCCCAGAAGCACTTGCAGAACCAGCAGCAAAGGCCACATGGAAGTGGTGTGAGTAGCGGCAGTGGGAACTTGCAAGTGTTCCCTTCCTCAAAAAACCAGTCACCCCATCCACTACAGCTTCAGCAACGGCAGCAACAGCCAAGTCAGCATGCTTCTCATCAAGCTCGGCAACTTGAGGGTGAATTAGGTGGCGAAGATAGCCCATCAACTGCTGATAGCCGAGTATCTCGTGCAAATATGAATGTTTATGGTCAGAATTTTGCTATGCCCTTACAGCCTTCAAACTTCGCTTTGATGACTGCTGGTTCAGTTGGTGGTTCTACAAGTTCTGGTGGTAACCATGGGGAAAAGAAGCAACAGATGCAGCATCCATCACAACAGCCAGCCTCAAAGGCTGGAGTTGAGCCTCTTACATCTCAAGCTTttgccatgtcatttcctTCCATTAATGGCACCACCGCTCCTGGCCTTGATATTTCCTCCCTTGCACAAAATCATGCAATTCTTCAGAGCCTTCCAGAAAATACAAGGCAAGGCTATCAGCAGATCATGGCAGCTGCTGTAGCTGCCCAAGCAGCTCACCAGAAGAAGAATAATTATCATGTCTCGGAAGAAGGGAAGCGTGGGACCAATGATGCATCTAGTGtggaagaagaaaggaaggcCATGGCAGGAAAGGGTTCAGCAACTGTTGGGCAGTCCATTGCCTTCTCCAGGCTGGATCTGTCTGATTCATCTGTTTCCACTATTCCAGTCAGCAATGTCATTGATAGTTCTGCTCGTACCCTTAATCTTGGCTCTGCTTCTGCCAGAACTTCAGGTTCTGTTATGCCAGCTTCAATAAGTGGAGTCAATGCTCCTAATGCTCAGCAACAGCTTCAGCGGAATCAACAGCAGCAGCAACAGCAGATGCTACAGCTTCAGAAGCAACATCAATTTGGGCCTGCTTCTGCTCCTCGAAGTAAGACACCAGCAACGAGTAATGGAAGTGCTTATTCTGATCACCTCCCTTCATCTTCTATGGCTGCCAAGTTTCCAAATGCTCTGTCTGCATTTCCTCAAAATCTTGTGCAAAGCAGCAGTAGTCCAGCTCAATCCCCTCAATGGAAGAATTCTGTGAGGACAACTGCCTCTCAAGTTCCTTCTTCATCTCTATCTTCTTCAACTTCATCATCTCTCAAGAATATTCCCCAGCAGCAAGGCCGGCCACAACAAGGCCACACACAGATTTCTTTTGTAGCAAATCCTAAATCATCATCACAAGTTCAACAGCCTCCTAATAGTGCTCCATCCCCGTCTCCTCCGATGGTGGTTGGCTCTCCCACAACTTCAATTTCCCGCAGTGCTGGTGGTAGCCCAAGGACAACAGGTTCCACTTCTACTGGCAACAAAGGTGGCCAAGCAACTAGTTTATCATCTCAGCAGGCCAAGAACTCACCATCAGTGCCTAGTCGGAAGTCATCTCCTGTTGGTGGAAGGAGTGTGCCATCAGTCTTGGGAAACCCCCACATCAGTTCATCTTCGAATTCTGGAACCAAGCCCCAAGTGGTGCTacagcagcagcagcatcAAAAGCATACATTGCATCAAGCGCAGCTGTTCTTTTCTAATGCTTACATGCAGCCCCAAGCTCAACACTCACCAAGCTCAACTGCAACTGGAACAGCTGCTAGTGGGTTCTATCTTCAACGACACCGTAATGAGCAACAGCAGGCACAGTCTCCAGGCTCATCAACAACTTCATCAACTTCAATGTTGTCGTTGTGTTCCCCAGTTACTCTTGCCAACTCTGGCACC
- the LOC18602955 gene encoding protein TIME FOR COFFEE isoform X1, with protein sequence MDRTREARRVTMAAAAATNGLSRRRHRSSSLRDSPEDDGPVELQETARLRDRKKDRDRERERERERDRDRERDRERDRERERDRLSRTSKRRRGDRLISSREDGGEDSSEESVNDEEDDDDEDGGGTGGGGSVRMLPPNNAGSLSMSNHHHQQHQHHQQQQQHQHRKSFPPPVKVIRTTPPAGTTMTSATTTSCTWKPADEMIGVSVPRKARSASTKRSHEWASSGVGGGVIGGDQIQRQASTSPVRTGVAGMLMSPSPAPASPSSSNASMRKKMKPNGPKQRPPKSSKSSSSAQEEIEIEIAEVLYGLMRQPQVPSKQEIIGNDSVKFDAREVNKPNNDAKSRVSSPISNSPSTLPQSSSILPPNSNSSATPMSAIAPKRKRPRPVKYEDETTTTGPPPSIFPVRNSSVSSTTTKVEIDQPAKIEASSPPNLEKNLGSVAENGGSSYDLMNSSQAGPASSELVQAEPVKEEKNNLVPDSKPLTEESESRDIGLSRKEESQSPKKESSPSPANNPPSTGLRLDDERENLTVTKANSTVCEIESQREEKFQIDLMAPPPSRSSPERDGEIEFGASDPRPMATDMELEMKSIVKVDDKRVKVGQEDVNVEAEDSNKKAKPIAEEAESHKPVGNKERNIDLQLDLEKSDRDSVTVSVSANKLNNHGQKLQHQQPSMEKTAQSGSLPLPMSMASWPGGLPPMGYMAPLQGVVSMDGSAVSSAAIQPPHLLFTQPRPKRCATHCYIARNIHYHQQFMKMNPFWPAAPGSASIYGAKACNLNVVPPTELRGNIPGRGVNSVQDKGQGLAIFPGHVGKDKGPQAAANMVDAAQRKQILLQQALPPGAAPSNILHGPAFIFPLSQQQAAAAASARPGSVKSPPAAGSTASSSTSNSASITATPVGATAAPSMSFSYPNMPGNETQYLAILQNNAYPFPIPAHVGAPPAYRGNHAQPMPFIHGSFYSSQMLHPSQLQQQQQQQQQQPPPQLQQSQQGHQNTSMSSGSSSSQKHLQNQQQRPHGSGVSSGSGNLQVFPSSKNQSPHPLQLQQRQQQPSQHASHQARQLEGELGGEDSPSTADSRVSRANMNVYGQNFAMPLQPSNFALMTAGSVGGSTSSGGNHGEKKQQMQHPSQQPASKAGVEPLTSQAFAMSFPSINGTTAPGLDISSLAQNHAILQSLPENTRQGYQQIMAAAVAAQAAHQKKNNYHVSEEGKRGTNDASSVEEERKAMAGKGSATVGQSIAFSRLDLSDSSVSTIPVSNVIDSSARTLNLGSASARTSGSVMPASISGVNAPNAQQQLQRNQQQQQQQMLQLQKQHQFGPASAPRSKTPATSNGSAYSDHLPSSSMAAKFPNALSAFPQNLVQSSSSPAQSPQWKNSVRTTASQVPSSSLSSSTSSSLKNIPQQQGRPQQGHTQISFVANPKSSSQVQQPPNSAPSPSPPMVVGSPTTSISRSAGGSPRTTGSTSTGNKGGQATSLSSQQAKNSPSVPSRKSSPVGGRSVPSVLGNPHISSSSNSGTKPQVVLQQQQHQKHTLHQAQLFFSNAYMQPQAQHSPSSTATGTAASGFYLQRHRNEQQQAQSPGSSTTSSTSMLSLCSPVTLANSGTTDPAKAVVAAAAAAAAAGNMKGGGLPSQGLVHAAQFATTQSGKPHQLVPGFPYVHAVPAAVQVKPAEQKQPAGE encoded by the exons ATGGATAGAACCAGAGAAGCGAGGAGAGTCACTATGGCCGCCGCCGCCGCTACAAATGGCCTTTCACGGCGGCGGCACAGGAGTAGCTCTCTTAGAGACTCACCAG AGGATGATGGGCCGGTGGAGTTACAGGAAACGGCGCGTTTAAGGGATCGAAAGAAGGATCGAGATcgagaaagagaaagggaacGAGAACGGGATCGAGATAGAGAACGAGATAGGGAAcgagatagagagagagaaagagatcgCTTGAGTAGAACGAGTAAGAGAAGAAGGGGGGATAGATTGATAAGTAGCAGAGAAGATGGGGGCGAGGATAGTTCTGAAGAAAGCGTAAACGACGAAGAAGATGATGACGACGAAGACGGCGGCGGAACCGGCGGTGGAGGTTCTGTTCGGATGCTTCCGCCGAACAACGCTGGGTCTTTGTCGATGtcaaatcatcatcatcagcaacATCAGCATCATcaacagcagcagcagcatcAACATCGGAAGAGCTTTCCACCGCCGGTGAAAGTTATTAGAACGACACCACCGGCAGGGACGACGATGACTAGCGCCACAACTACATCATGTACGTGGAAACCCGCCGATGAGATGATTGGCGTGTCGGTGCCTAGAAAAGCTCGGTCAG CTTCTACTAAAAGGTCTCATGAATGGGCATCAAGTGGCGTTGGCGGTGGTGTTATTGGCGGAGATCAAATTCAACGTCAAGCTTCAACTTCGCCGGTGAGAACAGGTGTAGCTGGGATGTTAATGTCACCGTCTCCGGCTCCAGCCTCTCCATCTTCTTCCAATGCTTCTATGAGGAAGAAGATG AAGCCTAACGGACCAAAACAAAGGCCGCCGAAATCGTCGAAATCTTCATCTTCAGCTCAGGAAGAGATTGAGATCGAGATTGCAGAGGTGTTATATGGTTTGATGAGGCAGCCACAAGTTCCATCTAAGCAAGAAATAATTGGGAATGATTCGGTTAAGTTTGATGCAAGAGAAGTTAATAAACCCAATAATGATGCTAAATCAAGAGTCTCTTCACCGATCTCCAACTCCCCATCAACTCTTCCCCAATCATCTTCTATTTTACCTCCAAATTCTAACTCCTCTGCTACTCCTATGTCTGCAATTG CTCCGAAGAGGAAAAGACCGAGACCGGTTAAGTATGAGGATGAGACGACGACGACAGGACCACCTCCTTCTATTTTCCCTGTTAGGAACAGTTCCGTATCTTCTACTACAACTAAGGTTGAAATTGATCAACCAGCTAAAATTGAAGCTTCTTCTCCTCCGAATTTGGAGAAGAACTTAGGATCCGTGGCTGAAAATGGTGGGAGTTCTTACGATTTGATGAATTCTTCACAAGCCGGTCCGGCTTCATCTGAGTTGGTTCAGGCTGAACCagttaaggaagagaagaACAATCTAGTACCGGATTCTAAGCCTTTGACCGAAGAATCTGAGAGTAGAGATATTGGTTTGAGTAGAAAGGAAGAGTCTCAATCGCCAAAGAAGGAATCTTCACCTTCTCCTGCTAATAATCCTCCCTCCACTGGTCTCCGATTGGATGATGAGCGTGAGAATTTGACAGTGACAAAAGC AAATTCAACGGTTTGTGAGATTGAGAGCCAGCGGGAAGAGAAGTTCCAAATAGATCTGATG gCTCCTCCTCCGTCTAGATCGTCCCCAGAAAGGGATGGTGAGATTGAATTTGGGGCTTCAGATCCTAGGCCAATGGCCACGGATATGGAATTG GAGATGAAGTCTATTGTAAAGGTGGATGATAAAAGAGTGAAAGTCGGCCAGGAAGATGTGAATGTGGAAGCTGAGGATAGTAATAAGAAGGCCAAGCCAATTGCTGAAGAAGCCGAATCACATAAGCCAGTTGGAAATAAAGAAAGGAATATTGATCTTCAGCTTGATTTGGAGAAATCTGATAGAGATAGTGTCACAGTTAGTGTTAGTGCGAACAAGCTCAACAACCATGGTCAAAAGCTGCAGCATCAACAACCCAGTATGGAGAAAACTG CACAATCTGGTTCTTTGCCTTTGCCGATGTCAATGGCTAGCTGGCCTGGTGGACTTCCTCCAATGGG TTACATGGCTCCTTTACAAGGTGTTGTATCCATGGATGGGAGCGCTGTATCTTCAGCAGCTATTCAG CCTCCACATTTGCTTTTTACTCAACCAAGGCCAAAGAGATGTGCAACCCATTGCTACATTGCTCGGAATATACACTATCACCAGCAATTTATGAAGATGAATCCTTTCTGGCCAGCAGCACCTGGCTCAGCTTCAATCTACGGGGCGAAGGCTTGCAATCTAAATGTTGTGCCCCCTACCGAATTGCGTGGGAACATTCCTGGAAGAGGGGTGAATTCTGTGCAAGATAAGGGGCAGGGTCTTGCAATTTTTCCTGGTCATGTTGGCAAAGATAAAGGTCCTCAGGCTGCTGCCAACATGGTGGATGCTGCTCAGAGAAAGCAAATATTGCTCCAGCAAGCTCTACCCCCAGGAGCAGCACCCAGTAATATTCTG CATGGTCCTGCCTTTATTTTCCCATTGAGCCAGCAACAGGCTGCTGCTGCCGCATCTGCCCGACCTGGGTCTGTGAAATCTCCTCCTGCTGCTGGTAGCACAGCTTCATCGAGTACATCTAACTCTGCCTCCATAACTGCCACCCCAGTTGGTGCAACCGCAGCCCCATCAATGAGCTTCAGCTACCCAAATATGCCTGGCAATGAAACCCAGTACTTGGCAATTCTGCAGAATAATGCCTACCCATTTCCAATTCCTGCACATGTTGGGGCACCACCTGCTTATCGAGGAAATCATGCTCAGCCTATGCCTTTTATTCATGGATCTTTCTATTCTTCCCAAATGCTTCATCCTTCACAGCTTCAgcaacagcagcagcagcagcagcaacagCCACCCCCACAATTGCAGCAAAGCCAACAAGGTCATCAGAACACAAGCATGTCCAGTGGTTCATCATCCTCCCAGAAGCACTTGCAGAACCAGCAGCAAAGGCCACATGGAAGTGGTGTGAGTAGCGGCAGTGGGAACTTGCAAGTGTTCCCTTCCTCAAAAAACCAGTCACCCCATCCACTACAGCTTCAGCAACGGCAGCAACAGCCAAGTCAGCATGCTTCTCATCAAGCTCGGCAACTTGAGGGTGAATTAGGTGGCGAAGATAGCCCATCAACTGCTGATAGCCGAGTATCTCGTGCAAATATGAATGTTTATGGTCAGAATTTTGCTATGCCCTTACAGCCTTCAAACTTCGCTTTGATGACTGCTGGTTCAGTTGGTGGTTCTACAAGTTCTGGTGGTAACCATGGGGAAAAGAAGCAACAGATGCAGCATCCATCACAACAGCCAGCCTCAAAGGCTGGAGTTGAGCCTCTTACATCTCAAGCTTttgccatgtcatttcctTCCATTAATGGCACCACCGCTCCTGGCCTTGATATTTCCTCCCTTGCACAAAATCATGCAATTCTTCAGAGCCTTCCAGAAAATACAAGGCAAGGCTATCAGCAGATCATGGCAGCTGCTGTAGCTGCCCAAGCAGCTCACCAGAAGAAGAATAATTATCATGTCTCGGAAGAAGGGAAGCGTGGGACCAATGATGCATCTAGTGtggaagaagaaaggaaggcCATGGCAGGAAAGGGTTCAGCAACTGTTGGGCAGTCCATTGCCTTCTCCAGGCTGGATCTGTCTGATTCATCTGTTTCCACTATTCCAGTCAGCAATGTCATTGATAGTTCTGCTCGTACCCTTAATCTTGGCTCTGCTTCTGCCAGAACTTCAGGTTCTGTTATGCCAGCTTCAATAAGTGGAGTCAATGCTCCTAATGCTCAGCAACAGCTTCAGCGGAATCAACAGCAGCAGCAACAGCAGATGCTACAGCTTCAGAAGCAACATCAATTTGGGCCTGCTTCTGCTCCTCGAAGTAAGACACCAGCAACGAGTAATGGAAGTGCTTATTCTGATCACCTCCCTTCATCTTCTATGGCTGCCAAGTTTCCAAATGCTCTGTCTGCATTTCCTCAAAATCTTGTGCAAAGCAGCAGTAGTCCAGCTCAATCCCCTCAATGGAAGAATTCTGTGAGGACAACTGCCTCTCAAGTTCCTTCTTCATCTCTATCTTCTTCAACTTCATCATCTCTCAAGAATATTCCCCAGCAGCAAGGCCGGCCACAACAAGGCCACACACAGATTTCTTTTGTAGCAAATCCTAAATCATCATCACAAGTTCAACAGCCTCCTAATAGTGCTCCATCCCCGTCTCCTCCGATGGTGGTTGGCTCTCCCACAACTTCAATTTCCCGCAGTGCTGGTGGTAGCCCAAGGACAACAGGTTCCACTTCTACTGGCAACAAAGGTGGCCAAGCAACTAGTTTATCATCTCAGCAGGCCAAGAACTCACCATCAGTGCCTAGTCGGAAGTCATCTCCTGTTGGTGGAAGGAGTGTGCCATCAGTCTTGGGAAACCCCCACATCAGTTCATCTTCGAATTCTGGAACCAAGCCCCAAGTGGTGCTacagcagcagcagcatcAAAAGCATACATTGCATCAAGCGCAGCTGTTCTTTTCTAATGCTTACATGCAGCCCCAAGCTCAACACTCACCAAGCTCAACTGCAACTGGAACAGCTGCTAGTGGGTTCTATCTTCAACGACACCGTAATGAGCAACAGCAGGCACAGTCTCCAGGCTCATCAACAACTTCATCAACTTCAATGTTGTCGTTGTGTTCCCCAGTTACTCTTGCCAACTCTGGCACC